One region of Pirellulales bacterium genomic DNA includes:
- a CDS encoding helix-turn-helix transcriptional regulator translates to MATIHGDKLRGHLEAMILSALERGEAHGLEILQRLEQAGCGLLKLKEGSLYPALYRLEAAKQVEAVWEEEPHGRRGARRRIYRLTTKGKKSLSQGRAEWQQFVQVLSGILGAPA, encoded by the coding sequence ATGGCAACCATTCACGGCGATAAATTGCGGGGGCATTTGGAGGCGATGATTTTATCGGCCCTGGAGCGCGGCGAAGCGCACGGGCTGGAAATTCTGCAGCGGCTGGAACAGGCCGGCTGCGGTTTACTGAAGCTCAAGGAGGGTTCGCTGTATCCGGCCCTGTATCGTTTGGAGGCTGCCAAACAGGTGGAAGCCGTATGGGAAGAAGAGCCGCATGGCCGCCGCGGGGCTCGCCGCCGAATTTACCGCCTGACCACCAAGGGAAAAAAATCGCTCAGCCAAGGCCGTGCCGAGTGGCAACAATTTGTCCAAGTGCTGAGCGGCATTTTGGGAGCGCCGGCGTAA
- a CDS encoding efflux RND transporter periplasmic adaptor subunit: MKYLGVAPMFLLAAAVAGSAVCAASGAAPSTIRALGTVQPNTVVDISAQVSGRIGKIQNVAVGQRVQKGKLLAEVDSGTYEAAVTMATARIHSAEADLGLAKTNASRAQQELQHWNKQAGDQGSDSLDVKSAKSKLEAAQAQVQSDMATLEKCKTDLTVAKANLELCRITSPIDGVIIDSHIKLGQSVKPGGDPPALLTMIDDSKVSIWASVNEADVGNVKVGMPAQFSFDALPGKTFSGRVSQIRLNAAALQNQVVYTVVIPVDQKDPQWLPYMTANVEINPGEQK; this comes from the coding sequence ATGAAATATCTCGGCGTTGCGCCCATGTTTTTGCTTGCCGCGGCCGTAGCTGGCAGTGCAGTTTGTGCGGCCAGCGGCGCGGCGCCCTCGACCATTCGCGCTTTGGGAACGGTCCAACCGAACACAGTTGTTGATATTTCCGCTCAAGTATCTGGAAGGATTGGAAAAATTCAAAATGTCGCTGTTGGGCAACGAGTGCAGAAGGGAAAGTTGCTGGCGGAAGTCGATTCTGGGACTTACGAAGCCGCTGTGACGATGGCTACCGCTCGCATACACAGCGCCGAGGCAGATTTGGGGCTGGCAAAAACAAACGCAAGCCGAGCCCAGCAGGAATTGCAACATTGGAACAAGCAAGCGGGCGATCAAGGTTCAGATTCTCTCGATGTTAAATCAGCGAAATCAAAACTGGAGGCTGCCCAAGCTCAAGTACAGAGTGATATGGCCACGTTAGAAAAATGCAAAACCGATCTAACTGTAGCCAAGGCAAACCTTGAGCTGTGTCGAATTACCTCACCCATCGACGGTGTCATCATCGATAGTCACATCAAACTCGGACAATCTGTGAAGCCGGGAGGCGATCCCCCCGCGCTGCTGACCATGATCGACGACTCGAAAGTGTCGATTTGGGCATCGGTCAACGAAGCCGATGTTGGGAATGTCAAAGTCGGTATGCCGGCGCAATTTTCCTTCGATGCCCTCCCGGGAAAGACCTTTTCCGGGCGGGTTTCGCAAATTCGGCTGAACGCCGCCGCCCTGCAAAACCAAGTTGTGTACACGGTGGTGATTCCCGTGGATCAGAAAGATCCGCAATGGCTTCCCTACATGACCGCCAACGTGGAAATCAATCCTGGCGAACAAAAGTAA